In Desmospora profundinema, the sequence GGCCCCTCTTCCTTCAGAGCCGCCCATGCCAGCCCTTTGGCACCCAATTCTTGGGCAACGGAGCCCCACTGGTCAATCTCTTTACGGCTCCACCCGGCTTGTCCTTTCACATTGATCGCTTTTACCACACCGCCGGCGGCGATGGTGGAGGCGAACACCTTAAAGGACGTGTTCGCTAAGATCCCGGACAGATCCACCAACTCCATGCCAAACCGCAAATCCGGCCGGTCGGAGCCAAACCGTTCCATCGCTTCTTGATAGGTGAGGCAGGGGAACGGACGCGGCACTTCCACCTGAATCGTCTCACGAAAGATGGCGGCCACCAGCTCTTCCATCATGGATTGGAATCGTTCGGAATTGAAAAAGGAAGCCTCAATATCAATCTGGGTAAATTCCGGCTGCCGGTCCGCTCTTAAATCTTCGTCCCGGAAACAACGCACAATCTGAAAGTAACGTTCCATTCCCGCCACCATCAGCAGTTGCTTAAAAATCTGCGGCGATTGGGGAAGGGCGTAAAATCGTCCGTCGTGCACCCGGCTCGGCACCAGGTAGTCCCGTGCCCCTTCCGGAGTGCTTTTGGTCAGCATCGGTGTTTCCACTTCGATAAAATCATGTTCCGACAGGAAGCGGCGGGTGGCCTGCATCGCCCGATGCCGCAATATGAGGGTTTGCTGCATGATCGGGCGGCGCAGATCCAGGTACCGGTATTTGAGCCGGACCTGCTCCTCTACGTCCACTTCGTCTTCAACAGCAAACGGCGGGGTTTTGGAGGGGTTGAGAATGATCACCTCTTGTGCCCGCACCTCGATCTCCCCGGTTTTCATCTTGGGATTGACCGTATCCTTGGACCGGGAAACCACTTCTCCCCGCACGGCCAGGACGTATTGACCCCGGGCTTGATCCGCCACCCGAGCGGCCTTGTCAGAAAATTCCGGATTACACACCACCTGCACCGTTCCGGAACGGTCACGCAGGTTTAAAAAGATCAGCCCTCCCAAATCCCTCCGCTTTTGTACCCAACCATTCAGGACCACTTCCCGCCCTACCTCGGCAGTGGTCAATTCCCCGCAAGCATGGGTCCGATCCATCGATTCCAATCTGGTTCCCTCCTTCATCCGTGATTCCGTTTATCGCGCACATATTCTACCAGTTTATCTAGCTGGATCGTTTCCTGATTCCCTGTAGCCAACTCCTTGACGACAATCTGATTGTTCAAAAGCTCTTCTTCGCCCAGGATGGCCACCAAGCGGGCATTCATCCGGTCTGCCGCTTTCATCTGCGCTTTCATTTTCCGCCCTTGAACATCACGTTCCGCTGAGCAGTCCCCCTGACGCAGCTCCTGCAGCAGGGAAAGCGACCGTTTTTGCGCCTCGTCACCCAGGGTGACGAGGAAGCAATCCACTTCGTTGGAGAGCGGCAGTTCCACCCCTTGGTGTTCCAAGGCGAGCATCACCCGTTCCAAGCCGAGCCCAAATCCGATCCCCGGCATATCCGGTCCCCCCACCTCCTGGACGAGACCGTTGTAACGACCGCCGCCACCGATGGATCCGGACACTCCGTCCACGATATATTCAAACGCGGTTTGCGTGTAATAATCCAGTCCGCGGACCAAGCGGGTGTTGAGGACATAGGGGACCCGGAGCGCGTCCAGCCCCTCTTTGACCGCTTCAAAGTGGGGGGAACAATCCTCACAGAGATGGTCCACCATCCGTGGGGCCTGCTCCGTGATCGCCTGACAGGTTTCATTTTTACAATCCAGGATTCGCATGGGATTGCGGTCCAAGCGGGACTGGCAATCCTTGCACAGTTCCTCTCGACGAGGCGAAAGGAACGCAACCAGCTGTTCCCGGTGCACCGGACGGCAATCCGGGCAACCGACGCTGTTCAGCTCCACCCGGATCCCTTTCAGACCCAGCGAGCGGTAAAACTGATAGCCGAGGTCGATCACTTCCGCATCCAGCAAAGGCTCCTTTGTTCCGAATACTTCCACGCCAAACTGGTGAAATTGCCGTTGTCGGCCCGCCTGGGGCCGTTCGTACCGATACATGGGACCGATATAATACCATTTGGTGGGCTGGGGATCGCCATACACCTTTTTTTCCACAAAGGAGCGGACCACACCGGCCGTCCCTTCCGGACGAAGCGTCAAGCTTCGGCCTCCCCGGTCTTCAAAGGTGTACATCTCTTTTTCGACGATGTCCGTGGTCTCCCCCACACCGCGTCGAAACAGTTCCGTCTGTTCAAACAACGGCGTCCGCACCTCGAAAAAATGGTAGCGTCGACACCATTCCCGTGCTTTTTCCTCGACAAACTGCCACTTCTCCACTTCGCCGGGCATTAAATCGACGGTGCCTCGTGGTACGCGAAAGTTCATCCCGATCGCCTCCTTTTCATGGTCTTCATCCATTAAAAAATCTCCCGCCACTGACCGTATTGTCAGGGACGAGAGATTGGTTCCCGTGGTGCCACCCTTGTTGAAGACGCACATGCGTCTCCCGCTTTTCAGGCCGGGTATCGTCCGGCGGACGTCCGAATCTACTGTCCCGCCTTGAGCGGGGGTTCGGTCCGGAACCTCCGGGTGTCCTTCGCCGTGCCGTCGGCATAAAGGCGCTTGCAGCCAGTGACGCCTTCTCTCTGGGTTGCCCGTATCACGGTTACTCTCCCATCATCGGTGTATCGAATCCTCAATTTTTGAGACTCCAGTTAAAAGATGCGGTTCGTTGCCCCTATAGGGACTACAATTGAAAGATCATGTCGTTGATACAGAAGTCTACGGGATTGGAGGAGAAAAGTCAAGGGCTCGTCTCTGAAAAAAACACACCCATTTTCCTTTGATTGTTGTGCAACAGAGGTTGCTATTGCATAAACTGTTATAGTATAATGAGTCCAACCTGATTTGGAGGCGATCCCATGCATACCAAACCCGCCCAATATGAAGTGTGTCACGTGTGCGGATCCAAGATTGAAGAAAACCAGGAAGCCGTGTTAAACGAATGCTGTTCCAATCAATGGATTAAACAACAGATTGATAATAGTTATCTATAATACAGCGCTCCTCTCTTTTTTCGAATATTTGCACCCATTCCCATTTTCCGCTCCCTTGTTGGGGCTTATTTTTTTGCCCTTATTTCACGACAAGAGTATAGGGTTGTTTAACCAGCAGTTCTTCACGGGTGGAGGAAACAATTTGACTGCAGCTTTCCACCTCTTTTACACATCGATAGTAGCGTAGATAGGACCACCACCCACGAGCGGGAAACGCACCTTTTACTTCTTCCAGCCATGCCTGGCAAGCCCGGGTCACCGTCTCCGCCTTTCGCCGGTGGGTTTCCAGGATGTCGCAAACCCGACGATGCCCTTGGAGTAACCGCCGGCAATCCTTCTCACTTGCTTCTTCCCCTGCCAAACCGTTATAGATCTCTTCCTGTTCCCGAATAATCTCGCCCACCATTTCCGTCGGGTCCTGATCCGCCAACGCCTGCGACTGCTTCACCAGAGATGACAACGTCTCTTTTTGAGCGGTGGTTAGCCGATCCCCCCACTTTCCCAATGCTTTCAACGCACGGGCGATATCTTCCCATTCCCCCACCACAGCGGTTTCGTCCAAATCGATATGGCCAAACAGGAAATCTCCCCACCCTTGCAATTCCATCGCCCGTTCAAACACTTGATGACGGATGGTGTCCGGGATCGTTGTTCGCGATTCGTGATCCACCCGTGCTTGGTCCGTATCCGGTTCGACTGTTATATAATACGTCTCCCCTTTGTAAGGAACCCCGAAGGAAGGAGTCATAAAACCGTACTTCCCGTTCTCCCTCCCAATCCGTTCCACCAACCAATCCGGCCCGAAATCCTCCACCGGTCCACTCATCGGATCTCACCCTTCCTTACATGTTTTCCCCTCCATTGTTCGACAAAATCGATGCCTTGTCCATTCCGTCTCGCAAAAGAAAAAAGACCCTCAGGGGATCCGATATCCGTCGTCCCTTTTTCCCTCTCACCGATCCGGGATCATCTGCACCCTCTCCTCCGAACAAAACCAGCGACCATATGGAAAATGAAAAAGCCGCTGACCGTTGTATCCTGCGAGACTCCGCTGGTTAGTGGGTCAAAGCAAGACTAAGGAACAAAGTGACTGCAGCGAGACTTGTGCTTTAGGGCCTGTCTGGTAATTCAACTTTCCGCAAAAATAAGGGAGGGGCGGTGTGGCTGGCGGAGAGCCTTTGCGCTTTTTGCAACGAAACGAAGACAGCCACACCGCCCCGGGGTCCCATATAGGAAGGTTATCAGCAGCCTCAGACCCCTCTGAGATCCGAGAATGAAGGATACATCAGAGGGGCCACTTTCGTCCATTCTAACCAGTAAATAAACGAACGTTCCAACAGAGGAAAGGAGATTCGCAATGACTACCTCATTACAATCGTTTTTTGTCCGGGTGGGAGAAGATATGATGGATGTTCGGTTTCATCAATCCCTCACAGACGATGAGCGTCCCATGGTTCAAACAAACACCTATGACGGCCCCTCCTATCGACAAGCACTGGGGATGAAATCGATCTTGCTGAAAGGGGTGGACTATGAAACACTCGACCAGCTCCAACCCTGGGTGGGCAATAAAAAGGTCGGATTCAAAGCGGTTACCGAGCATGGGGAAACCATCATGGGGGAGGGAACGATCCAACAGATCTCACCGGACCTCTCCTTCTTCATCGAAGAAATCGACCACCTGGAAGCCTGATGGTGAACCGACGAATCGGCCGGGTTCCGCCTGAGCAGGAGAGGATCCATCTCCCTTGCGGTGCACGATGCTGATGAACCAGCCTTTTCCGCGGTGGCCACAACGTTTTTTGCTTATTTCATCCCTTTCGCCTCGGCGAGACAACCATGCGGGATAGAAATAGGAAGCCGCTAAAGCAGTCGGACAAATCCTTTTCCCGCACCGGTTTTTACCTATACGCCCTTAAACCAAGAAACATCGGGAACATGGATGATAATCGTGTCCTGTTTATCTTTGAGAGACAATCCCTCATGGCCCTCCTGCGATCTAAATAAATCCCTTCCCACTTTATATACTTCATAAAAAATATATCAAGATACGGTAAAGGATCCACGTGGATCCGTCGTGATACGGACAAGGGATTCCCATGTATATACTTCAATAAATCCCATTCAGCATGACAGGGTTCCATTATTGTAATTTTTCAATATGTTTAAAAACAACTTCACAAATCGTCACTATAATAGAACCCGAACCCAACACAAAGGAGTGTGCCTCATGCCAGGGATCCAAAAGCTGTTCGCAGGGGTGATGGGAGTCCTCTTATTCGGTGGAATTCTGATTCCCCACGGATCTGAGGTGGATGCGGCAAACCGGCCCTCCCCCTTTTTAAACATCGCCCACCGGGGAGCATCCGGCCATGCGCCGGAAAATACCTTTGCCGCCTTTGACAAGGCCGTGAAAATGAAAGCCGACTTCTTTGAACTGGATGTCCAACGCAGCAAAGACGGCCACCTTGTCGTCATCCATGACATCACGGTAGATCGGACCACGAACGGGACGGGACGCATCGCTGACCTCACCCTGAAAGAACTGAAACGGCTGGATGCAGGCAGCTGGTTTGGCAGCGCCTTTGCCGGAGAACGGATCCCCACCCTGAAAGAAGTATTGGATCGATATGGCGGTAAAGGCATCGGTATTCTAATCGAATTGAAAAACCCGGAACGCTATCCGGGGATGGAAGCGGAAGTGGCCTTGCTGCTGGCGCAAAAAAATCTGGACAAACGGACCAGCAAAATCATTGTTCAATCGTTTAATCACGATGTGATGAAAAATTACCACCGCTTGCAACCGACAGTCCCAGCCGGGGTCTTGGTGCGATATACCCCCGAGGGAATTTCCGATGAAGCACTGCGGGAGTTTTCCGCCTACGCCGACTATGTTAATCCCAACCTTCGCTTAGTCAATCACGACTTAGTACAACGGGTCCATCAAAACGGCATGAGGATCACCCCTTACACCATCAAAACAAAAAATGAAGCCCAACGGATGATTGCAGCCGGCGTCGATGGCATCATCACGGACTATCCCGAACTGGTTACTCTACGGTAAAAATCGCTTCTCAAGCCCAAACCGTAAAGGAGTGAATCAAAAAAATCCCGGTGAATACCGGGATTTTTTTGCTGTAAAGCCAAAGGAAAGCGAAATCAAATGACGGGCGATACTTTTATCCACACAAAAAACCCACCGTGCCCACAAAAGTGGGACGCGTGGGTTTTTCTATTTAAGAAGAAGCAGCTTCTTCTTTCTTCGCTTGTGGGTTGTCTCCAAAAATGCGCTTCAGCAAAACCGGAGCGATCAAGGTAGTCAGAATGATCACCAGTACCATGGATGTGAAGTACTGTTGATCCAAAAGTCCCGCAGAGAGCCCCGTGGTGGCGATGATTAGCGCCACTTCACCACGGGATACCATGCCAGCCCCGATTCCGAGGGAACCTTGTTTATCAAATCCGGTCAGACGCGCTCCCACGCCGCTACCCACCAATTTGGTAAAGACAGCGATCACCGTCATCACAACAATCAACCAGATCTGGTCTGCGATTCCCTCAAAGGAAACGTTCAAACCGATACTGACAAAAAACACGGGAACAAAGATGGCGTATGCGATCGGCTCCACTTTATGTTCCACATCGTGTTTGTATTTGGTGGTGGAGAGAGCCACACCGGCGGCAAAGGCGCCGATAATGCCGGCCACGCCCGTCACTTCGGCCAGCCAGGCGAAGAAGAAACAAATGATGATAGCCGCGCTGATAAGCGATTCGCTAACCCGGAGCGGAACCAGTTTCTTCATCACCCAGGGCACCACTTTCCAACCCAGAAGCCCGATAGCCCCGAAAAAGAGTACTTTTTTCAGGATTACCATCGTAACCGCAGGTGCAGCCGGATCTGCGAAACTGATCATAAATGCCAACAGGATCACGACGAGCACATCATCCACCACAGCCGCACCGAGAATCGTGGTGCTTTCACGAGTGCCCAAGCGCCCCAGATCCCTTAAGGTTTGGACCGTGATGCTGACAGAAGTGGCAGACAAAAGCAGACCGATAAACAGGGACTGCTGGGCGTCCAAACCAAACGCCAAACCAGCGAAATAACCGCCAAACAGCGGCAGGATGATACCCCCTGCCCCTACGGCCAAGGAAGAATTACGGGTTCGGTTCAGTTCTTTGATGTCTGTCTCCAAACCGGCGATGAACATCAAGAGGAGCACCCCGATCTCGGCCAACGTCTCAATCAAGTTGGAGTTATCAATCCACCCCAGCAAGGCGGGACCGATCAGAATCCCGACGATCAGCTTACCCACAACGGAAGGTTGCCCTAGCCTCACACTGAGGTCCCCGGCCAACTTCGTGCTGAGGATGATAATCAGAAGCTTCGCTATAAAGAGCATCACAACACCACCTGTCGATAAAATGGTTTCACGCTTCACATCTCCTGGAACGGGGTTGCGAGTGGAGAATCAACTCCGTTCATGATACATCAAGCACTCCGGCGAATAAGTGATCATTTTGTTAATGAAGGCTCTTCCATCAGCGTTCCCATCTGTTGGACGCTTCATGAAAAGCCGCTCCTTCAAACAGAGCAGCCCCGTCACCAGGAGAAGAAGTCTTATCCTTGACGCTTCCATTACCGGGCATAAAAAGAGGAGACCCCCCTACAGTCACCCTCTTATTGATACCCCCAAAGTAAATGGTAAAAACCCCGTCTTCGCATATGAATGCGGGGACAAACCAAGGTCTATTTTACCGTTAACATGCGACTTTGGGAATAGTACGGGAGATGTGGAATGGGCTCCGTCCCTGCAAAAGCTTCACAGAAATGACACTTTTGTCTTCGAATGAAAAGACGTTCTTTCCGACCGGAAAGAGCGTCTACTCAATGAGGTCGTGTCTGAACAATCCGTAGGTGAATGACCGGACAAGCCCTAGTCTTTTATCCCTTGCTCTCCACCGGATAGCCGTACGCTTGGTCTAAAGCGGCCAGCTTCTGTCCGATCTGCTCCCGATACGTATCGATATAAGCCTGGGGTTCTTTAGGGTTGGGCCAGCGACGGATCCGGCCGCTGCCGGGAGAGATAATCTTGCTCACCGCGCCACACCCCAGACCGATAATCGTCTGTCTTTCTTCCATGATGATAATATTGTAGAGACTTTCTTCACCGGGAAGCGCGTAGCCGACATTTTCCTGGTTGCCGAGAATGTTTTTCTGCCGGTACAGATAATAGGGGACATATCCCTGTTCTCCGGTCCATTCCCGGGCCTCCGCCACCATGCTGGCAATCTCTTCTCCATCAGCCACCGGATATTTTTCCGGATTGCGGGTCATATGGGAGCCGCGCTTAAAGGAGAGCGTATGAACAGTCAGAGATTCGGGATGGAGCGATTCCATTACCCGCAAGGATTGGCGAAAAGTCTCCAGCCCTTCCCCAGGCAATCCGATAATCAAATCCATGTTGATGTTATTGAGGCCCATCTTGCGGGCAAGCGCAAACTTCTCCACGGTCTCCTTCACCGTATGATGCCGACCGATTAATTTCAAGGTTTCTTCTTTAAAGCTCTGGGGATTGATGCTGATCCGATCCACCTTCCACCGTTTCAACAGATCCAGTTTCTCCTGTTCCAAGGTGTCGGGACGACCGGCCTCCACCGTCAATTCCCGCACCTGGTCAAAGCCGGGAATACAGGCTTTCATCCGTTCAAATAACGCTTCCAACTGCGCAGCGGTTATCGAAGTGGGAGTCCCGCCGCCAAAATAAATAGTAGTGACAGGCAATCCCCGCTTTTTTAACCACTTCCCCGTCGCTTCGATCTCCTTATGAAGGCCTTCCAGAAACTCTTCCACGGATCCGTTTCTCCCGCGGATGGCATAAGCGGGAAATGTACAGTATGCACACTTGGTCGGACAAAATGGGATGCCGACATAGAGACTCACTTCCCGGTCCAGCTGATACAGATCGGGTAACACCGTGATTTGCCGATTCATAATCTCCTCTAACAGATCCAGTTTGTGGGGAGCCAAACGGTAATCCCGTTCCAAAACATTCCGTGCTTCTAAAACCGATTTTCCTTCCAGCAGAAGGTTGTGCATCAGCTTGGTAGGACGAACCCCCGTCAGAATTCCCCAGGGCTGACGGACTCCGGTCGCCTCTTCCAGCACTTGCAGCAACGCGTGATTCACCACTGGTTTCACCCGTTTGCGCCGGGTCCGTTCATCCAGCACCGCCGACACATGCTCCCGTCGATGGGAACCGTGCCAGGCCTGCTCTCGGGAAGGAACGGCCAGGGTGACGGACACGTTCACCCATTCCGTCTCTTCCACTGTAAAATGAACGGAAGCATCCATTTCTTCCCGATCTTCCGTCACTTTCACACCCGGATAAAACAATCCGGCAATCAGTTCGATATCACGATGAAAAGCCGGGGAAACCCCGGATACCTGCAATCGCTTCATGATCGGTTGCCCCTGTGCCCCGTGCGGCACAAGGTGCCTTCCTCCTTTGATGTTCCGAATTCATCTTTCCCCAGTCTATCCCACCTCCCCCTGGAAATCAACGCGGGAGTAAGAGGGAATGTGGAGGGCGATCTCCCAAGAGTAAAAGCTCCTGTGTCATGGTTCCGCCTGCATCTGATGGTTGGCTCCGATCAGTATCCAATGTCACGATCATCTGGGACTGCCGATCCTCCTCCCGGGAAGGTCGTCGCATCGTTAAACCTCCTCTCCGATGATGCATATAGGATTTCCTTCCCGGAATAGAGACATCCGCCAATCAGAGTAAGCCATAGAGGAATTCATCCCCTATCAGCAGAATAAGGGATGGAGAGGAGGGATCATCCATGAGTCAACCCGACGCTTATAATCCTTTTGCCGACGTCTACCACCGGCATTGGGGGAATTTTGCCGATCAAATCCTGCCGATCATCGAAGCGTCGGTCCTGCAGCGATTGCCCCCCGGTTCCCCCATCTTGGATCTGTGTTGCGGTACGGGAGGATTGGCCAAGAAACTGACCGAAGACGGATGGGATGTCACCGGTGTAGACGGATCCGCTTCCATGTTGGAAATCGCCCGCCGGGAAGCGCCCCGTGCCCGTTTTCAACAAGCCGACGCGCAGGATTTTCACTATGAATCGTGTTTCGCCGCGGTATTCTCCACCTACGACAGCCTAAACCACATCCTGGAATGGAACGGAGTGAGGAAAACCTTCTCCAATGTTCGTCGCGCCTTGACTCCGGGGGGATGGTTCTTTTTCGACCTTAACATGCGAAAAGGCTATCAAAATCGGTGGAAGGGACAATTTCACATCGTCAAAGATGATCATGCGGTCATGGTCTCATCCCGATATGACGACGAAAGACGAATCGCTTTCATGGATTTCACCCTGTTTACACGGGAACAGGATCATTGGCATCGTTCCGATTTTACGTTGACTCAACGTTGCTATGAGGAAGAGCAGGTGATCGGTGCATTGCGAGAGGCGGGATTTTCCGATATCGAAGTGCACGATACCAGCCGCTTCGACTGGAACCAGATCGGCCGCTCCATCTTTATCGCACGCTCCCATCCATGAAAGACCGAAAAACAGAATAACCCACCCCTTTGAATGTTCATTCATTTCTATTTATTTTTATACAGATAAAAGAACGACGAGCCTGTAACTTCGGTAAATAAACCAAAGCCAACCATAGAAAAATCTTGAATACATCCCTGTTCACACACAAAAATGGGACATT encodes:
- the aspS gene encoding aspartate--tRNA ligase, which translates into the protein MDRTHACGELTTAEVGREVVLNGWVQKRRDLGGLIFLNLRDRSGTVQVVCNPEFSDKAARVADQARGQYVLAVRGEVVSRSKDTVNPKMKTGEIEVRAQEVIILNPSKTPPFAVEDEVDVEEQVRLKYRYLDLRRPIMQQTLILRHRAMQATRRFLSEHDFIEVETPMLTKSTPEGARDYLVPSRVHDGRFYALPQSPQIFKQLLMVAGMERYFQIVRCFRDEDLRADRQPEFTQIDIEASFFNSERFQSMMEELVAAIFRETIQVEVPRPFPCLTYQEAMERFGSDRPDLRFGMELVDLSGILANTSFKVFASTIAAGGVVKAINVKGQAGWSRKEIDQWGSVAQELGAKGLAWAALKEEGPKGPVAKFLSKEEWNQVAEAMQAEPGDLLFFMADKPKVTAEVLGELRVRLAKALDWIPEGAYRFVWITDFPLLSYDEEEGRWYAEHHPFTSPREEDIPLLKTDPGSVRAKAYDMVLNGFEIGGGSQRIHRREVQEAMFAALGFSMEEAREQFGFLMEAFEYGAPPHGGIAFGLDRIVMLLAGRSNLRETIAFPKTASASCLMTQAPSPVDDRQLEELHISRRKKSSSEK
- the hisS gene encoding histidine--tRNA ligase, whose amino-acid sequence is MNFRVPRGTVDLMPGEVEKWQFVEEKAREWCRRYHFFEVRTPLFEQTELFRRGVGETTDIVEKEMYTFEDRGGRSLTLRPEGTAGVVRSFVEKKVYGDPQPTKWYYIGPMYRYERPQAGRQRQFHQFGVEVFGTKEPLLDAEVIDLGYQFYRSLGLKGIRVELNSVGCPDCRPVHREQLVAFLSPRREELCKDCQSRLDRNPMRILDCKNETCQAITEQAPRMVDHLCEDCSPHFEAVKEGLDALRVPYVLNTRLVRGLDYYTQTAFEYIVDGVSGSIGGGGRYNGLVQEVGGPDMPGIGFGLGLERVMLALEHQGVELPLSNEVDCFLVTLGDEAQKRSLSLLQELRQGDCSAERDVQGRKMKAQMKAADRMNARLVAILGEEELLNNQIVVKELATGNQETIQLDKLVEYVRDKRNHG
- a CDS encoding glycerophosphodiester phosphodiesterase, whose product is MPGIQKLFAGVMGVLLFGGILIPHGSEVDAANRPSPFLNIAHRGASGHAPENTFAAFDKAVKMKADFFELDVQRSKDGHLVVIHDITVDRTTNGTGRIADLTLKELKRLDAGSWFGSAFAGERIPTLKEVLDRYGGKGIGILIELKNPERYPGMEAEVALLLAQKNLDKRTSKIIVQSFNHDVMKNYHRLQPTVPAGVLVRYTPEGISDEALREFSAYADYVNPNLRLVNHDLVQRVHQNGMRITPYTIKTKNEAQRMIAAGVDGIITDYPELVTLR
- a CDS encoding cation:proton antiporter; this encodes MLFIAKLLIIILSTKLAGDLSVRLGQPSVVGKLIVGILIGPALLGWIDNSNLIETLAEIGVLLLMFIAGLETDIKELNRTRNSSLAVGAGGIILPLFGGYFAGLAFGLDAQQSLFIGLLLSATSVSITVQTLRDLGRLGTRESTTILGAAVVDDVLVVILLAFMISFADPAAPAVTMVILKKVLFFGAIGLLGWKVVPWVMKKLVPLRVSESLISAAIIICFFFAWLAEVTGVAGIIGAFAAGVALSTTKYKHDVEHKVEPIAYAIFVPVFFVSIGLNVSFEGIADQIWLIVVMTVIAVFTKLVGSGVGARLTGFDKQGSLGIGAGMVSRGEVALIIATTGLSAGLLDQQYFTSMVLVIILTTLIAPVLLKRIFGDNPQAKKEEAASS
- a CDS encoding coproporphyrinogen III oxidase, giving the protein MKRLQVSGVSPAFHRDIELIAGLFYPGVKVTEDREEMDASVHFTVEETEWVNVSVTLAVPSREQAWHGSHRREHVSAVLDERTRRKRVKPVVNHALLQVLEEATGVRQPWGILTGVRPTKLMHNLLLEGKSVLEARNVLERDYRLAPHKLDLLEEIMNRQITVLPDLYQLDREVSLYVGIPFCPTKCAYCTFPAYAIRGRNGSVEEFLEGLHKEIEATGKWLKKRGLPVTTIYFGGGTPTSITAAQLEALFERMKACIPGFDQVRELTVEAGRPDTLEQEKLDLLKRWKVDRISINPQSFKEETLKLIGRHHTVKETVEKFALARKMGLNNINMDLIIGLPGEGLETFRQSLRVMESLHPESLTVHTLSFKRGSHMTRNPEKYPVADGEEIASMVAEAREWTGEQGYVPYYLYRQKNILGNQENVGYALPGEESLYNIIIMEERQTIIGLGCGAVSKIISPGSGRIRRWPNPKEPQAYIDTYREQIGQKLAALDQAYGYPVESKG
- a CDS encoding class I SAM-dependent methyltransferase, with the protein product MSQPDAYNPFADVYHRHWGNFADQILPIIEASVLQRLPPGSPILDLCCGTGGLAKKLTEDGWDVTGVDGSASMLEIARREAPRARFQQADAQDFHYESCFAAVFSTYDSLNHILEWNGVRKTFSNVRRALTPGGWFFFDLNMRKGYQNRWKGQFHIVKDDHAVMVSSRYDDERRIAFMDFTLFTREQDHWHRSDFTLTQRCYEEEQVIGALREAGFSDIEVHDTSRFDWNQIGRSIFIARSHP